A region from the Vibrio sp. SS-MA-C1-2 genome encodes:
- a CDS encoding YraN family protein: MLRWHSRKLGQHYEQQALEYLQSQGLIFIERNFHSRFGEIDLICQHHNTLVFIEVKYRKSNRYGSALESVTPTKLKKLYKTALYWLQKNRYSATNSSLRFDLVAIEGNPSKITWLQNIMIEG; this comes from the coding sequence TTGCTCCGATGGCACAGCCGTAAGCTCGGTCAACACTATGAACAACAAGCCCTTGAATACTTACAGTCTCAAGGGCTGATTTTTATTGAGCGAAATTTTCATAGCCGATTTGGCGAAATAGATCTTATTTGTCAGCACCATAACACGTTAGTCTTTATTGAAGTTAAATACCGCAAATCAAATCGCTATGGTTCTGCCCTTGAATCAGTGACTCCGACAAAACTTAAAAAACTCTATAAAACCGCCCTCTATTGGCTGCAGAAAAATCGCTATTCTGCAACAAATAGCAGCTTACGTTTCGATCTTGTTGCTATTGAAGGAAATCCATCTAAAATAACATGGTTACAAAACATTATGATAGAAGGGTAA
- a CDS encoding phosphoheptose isomerase, producing the protein MLDSIKATFTESIQTQISAAEALPDVLSKATHVLVASLLNGNKIICCGNGGSAANAQQFVSCLLNRFETERPSLPAMALTADTVTLTAVANDYNYDEIFAKQVRALGHPGDILLAISTSGNSRDVLKAMEAAVTRDMKIIALTGMDGGEMAGLLGEQDVEIRVPSHRVSRIQESHMLIVHCLSDLIDQIIFPTHDGE; encoded by the coding sequence ATGCTAGATAGCATTAAAGCAACATTTACAGAGAGTATTCAAACTCAAATATCTGCAGCCGAAGCACTGCCTGATGTTTTATCCAAAGCGACTCACGTTCTGGTCGCCAGCTTACTAAATGGTAATAAAATTATCTGTTGTGGTAACGGTGGTTCTGCTGCTAATGCTCAACAATTTGTTTCTTGCCTTCTTAATCGTTTTGAAACTGAACGACCAAGCCTACCAGCAATGGCACTCACCGCCGATACCGTAACCTTAACTGCCGTTGCTAATGACTATAATTACGACGAGATTTTTGCCAAACAGGTGAGAGCATTAGGCCACCCTGGCGATATTCTTCTTGCTATCTCAACTAGCGGTAATAGCCGTGATGTATTAAAAGCGATGGAAGCGGCAGTAACTCGTGATATGAAAATTATCGCGCTGACGGGTATGGATGGTGGTGAGATGGCAGGGTTACTCGGGGAGCAAGATGTTGAAATTCGCGTTCCATCACACCGTGTATCTCGTATTCAAGAGAGCCATATGCTTATTGTTCATTGCCTCAGTGATCTTATCGATCAAATTATCTTCCCAACCCACGATGGAGAGTAA
- a CDS encoding BON domain-containing protein, with product MKKLIAIVLLASTLQGCVGVLVAGAATSTAVIATDPRSTKRQTQDQQIEFNITGLTAKAPYQNKARVTSVSYNGTVYLFGQTVHQNLSQQVERQVRGMDHVNIVHNQIRNTKPVSIAQISQDSWITTKIKSKFLANEELKSIKIKVVTEDQEVFLIGDITAPQSKIAIEITRNVDGVKQVINAFTIIQ from the coding sequence GTGAAGAAACTCATTGCGATTGTCCTTTTAGCCTCCACATTACAAGGGTGTGTTGGTGTATTAGTTGCAGGCGCAGCAACCTCAACTGCAGTTATTGCGACGGATCCCCGTTCAACGAAACGCCAAACACAAGATCAACAAATTGAATTCAACATTACTGGTCTTACGGCAAAGGCTCCGTATCAAAATAAAGCAAGGGTAACCAGTGTCAGCTATAACGGCACCGTCTACCTCTTTGGTCAAACGGTACACCAAAACTTAAGTCAGCAGGTGGAACGTCAGGTTAGAGGGATGGATCATGTGAACATTGTCCATAATCAGATCCGGAATACCAAGCCAGTGTCGATTGCTCAAATCAGTCAAGACTCATGGATCACCACCAAGATTAAAAGTAAATTCTTAGCGAATGAAGAGCTAAAGAGTATCAAAATAAAAGTAGTCACAGAAGATCAAGAGGTTTTCTTGATTGGTGATATTACTGCTCCTCAGTCAAAAATAGCGATTGAAATTACCCGTAATGTTGATGGAGTAAAACAGGTGATTAATGCCTTTACGATTATTCAATAA
- the sspB gene encoding ClpXP protease specificity-enhancing factor: MDIDKMTPRRPYLVRAFYDWIVDNDLTPHLVADATLPGVQVPMEFVSDGQIVLNIAPRAVGNLLISDDAVQFNARFSGRPQNVMVPMYAVMALYARENGAGTMFEPEPGYEEIDVNYEEPQSEAPVSSVHVVEATELDDSDEDGDDTPPPPPSPPKGRPSLRVVK; the protein is encoded by the coding sequence ATGGATATTGATAAAATGACTCCGCGCCGACCATATTTAGTGCGAGCTTTTTATGATTGGATTGTCGATAACGACTTAACACCACACCTTGTTGCTGATGCGACACTTCCGGGTGTTCAAGTTCCGATGGAATTTGTTAGCGATGGTCAAATTGTATTGAATATTGCACCAAGAGCGGTAGGTAATTTGCTTATCTCTGATGATGCAGTTCAATTCAACGCTCGCTTTAGCGGTCGTCCGCAGAATGTAATGGTGCCAATGTATGCCGTTATGGCTCTCTATGCACGAGAGAATGGTGCTGGGACGATGTTTGAACCAGAACCAGGCTATGAAGAGATTGATGTCAACTATGAGGAGCCTCAATCTGAAGCTCCAGTAAGTAGTGTTCATGTTGTTGAAGCGACAGAACTTGATGATAGTGATGAGGATGGTGACGATACACCACCACCACCACCTTCACCTCCTAAAGGACGTCCTTCACTTCGAGTCGTTAAGTAG
- the sspA gene encoding stringent starvation protein SspA, whose protein sequence is MAVAANKRSVMTMFSDASDIYSHQVRIVLAEKGVSVEIEIVDPNNLPADLIALNPYKSVPTLVDRELALYESRIIMEYLDERFPHPPLMPVYPVARGNSRLMMYRIENNWYSLAEKIKKGNATEAEQARKRLREELLALAPIFAEFTYFMSDEFSLVDCYLAPLLWRLPDYGVELVGAGAKEVKAYMARVFERDSFLASLTEAEREMRLAGQ, encoded by the coding sequence ATGGCTGTAGCTGCCAACAAACGCTCTGTAATGACTATGTTTTCAGATGCTTCTGATATCTATAGTCATCAGGTTCGTATCGTTCTAGCGGAGAAAGGGGTTAGTGTTGAGATCGAGATCGTCGATCCTAATAATCTACCTGCAGATTTAATTGCACTTAATCCGTATAAATCAGTTCCTACATTAGTAGATCGTGAGCTTGCACTTTATGAGTCTCGTATCATCATGGAATACCTTGATGAGCGTTTCCCTCATCCACCATTGATGCCTGTGTACCCTGTTGCTCGCGGTAATAGTCGTTTAATGATGTATCGCATCGAAAACAACTGGTACTCACTGGCTGAAAAAATTAAGAAAGGCAATGCAACTGAAGCAGAACAAGCGCGTAAACGTCTACGTGAAGAACTGCTTGCACTTGCTCCAATCTTTGCTGAGTTCACTTACTTTATGAGTGATGAGTTTAGCTTGGTTGACTGTTATTTGGCTCCACTACTATGGCGTCTACCTGACTACGGCGTTGAGCTAGTTGGTGCTGGTGCTAAAGAAGTGAAAGCGTATATGGCTCGCGTATTTGAACGTGACTCATTCTTAGCTTCACTAACTGAAGCTGAACGCGAAATGAGATTAGCTGGACAGTAA